One genomic region from Artemia franciscana chromosome 17, ASM3288406v1, whole genome shotgun sequence encodes:
- the LOC136038082 gene encoding serine/threonine-protein phosphatase 6 regulatory ankyrin repeat subunit C-like, with amino-acid sequence MFKTNLKHKEYEMGACSNMEDEENKLNTSEKPNNKGTNLNLKERDKKKDLRHPNTKRTLGKCKLLLSNEVDQYFEEQGLEGQEKLAKRRKIAMFDKEEVNSSLNRAVREGDLEGAKELINSFGLSYIKEWSDGYVLLCQALINKNTAIAKLLLNHDCKVNIENGPYAGFGRIIPFKIIKNRKLTGTPLHLAVISGDLEVIKMVLDKGADVNARDIYGESPLHLAASSRCSQTVVECLLKFGADVHIRNSEQLSPLHLAAHCGHTQTVECLLRSGADVNARDVKDRSPLHLAARHGHTQTAECLSRCGAEVNARDVKDRSPLHLAARHGHTQTAECLSRCGAEVNARDVNDKSPLHLAAFCGHTQTAECLLRSGADINATEKCDIGSPLHLAAVRGHTQTAECLLRSGADVNARCIYDQSPLHLAAVHGHTQTAECLSRCGAEVNARDVNDSRPLHLAAHFGHTQTVECLLKSGADINARDKYDGSPLHLAAFHGHTQTAECLLRSGADVNARYIYGKSPLHFAAFRGHQKIVEYLLKSGADVNARDIDDESPLHLAVLNVQSSNISGSETNVYSRPRDKDDMTSLHVVATLLKHGADINITNKNYSTAFNGADNDLASYLAYHVLKMIAANLYVSERNKSLLVQALSCSQWGQCERELEQMKSEIIFCNISFYDIFIKGISLTELYMMNVNSLKNLLKSANWEAKFPICKTIIASHFRKSIEGKVLLELANRSFNFLFNRFAELPHECSEQILNYLNNENLNNLIDASELHDNS; translated from the coding sequence ATGTTTAAGACCAATTTAAAACATAAAGAATATGAAATGGGCGCATGTTCAAACATGGAAGATgaagaaaataaactgaatactTCTGAAAAACCGAATAACAAGGGAACAAACCTGAATTTGAAAGAGAGGGATAAGAAAAAAGATTTGCGTCATCCGAATACTAAGAGAACACTGGGTAAATGTAAACTGCTGCTGAGCAACGAAGTCgatcaatattttgaagaaCAAGGATTGGAGGGCCaggaaaaattggcaaaaagaaggaaaatagcCATGTTCGATAAGGAGGAAGTAAACAGTAGTTTAAATCGTGCAGTTCGTGAAGGAGACCTAGAAGGAGCAAAGGAGTTAATCAACTCTTTTGGGCTGTCTTACATCAAAGAATGGTCAGATGGATACGTGCTACTTTGTCAAGCTCTGATTAACAAAAACACAGCAATtgctaaattacttttaaatcaCGATTGTAAAGTCAACATTGAAAATGGTCCGTATGCTGGCTTCGGAAGAATTATTCCATTTAAgattattaaaaatagaaaacttacTGGTACGCCACTTCATCTGGCAGTTATTAGTGGTGATTTAGAAGTTATTAAGATGGTTTTAGATAAAGGTGCTGATGTTAATGCAAGAGATATTTATGGagaaagtccacttcatttagcagcttcaAGTAGATGCTCACAGACTGttgttgaatgtcttttaaagtttgGTGCAGACGTTCATATAAGAAATAGTGAACAACTAAGTCCACTACATTTAGCAGCTCATTGTGGGCACACACAAacagttgaatgtcttttaaggTCTGGTGCGGATGTTAATGCAAGAGACGTTAAGGAcagaagtccacttcatttagcagctcgTCAtggacacacacaaacagctgAATGTCTTTCAAGGTGTGGTGCGGAAGTTAATGCAAGAGACGTTAAGGAcagaagtccacttcatttagcagctcgTCAtggacacacacaaacagctgAATGTCTTTCAAGGTGTGGCGCGGAAGTTAATGCAAGAGACGTTAATGAcaaaagtccacttcatttagcagctttttgtggacacacacaaacagctgAATGCCTTTTAAGGTCTGGTGCGGATATTAATGCAACAGAAAAATGTGACATAggaagtccacttcatttagcagctgttcgtggacacacacaaacagctgAATGTCTTTTAAGGTCTGGTGCGGATGTTAATGCAAGATGCATATATGACcaaagtccacttcatttagcagctgtTCAtggacacacacaaacagctgAATGTCTTTCAAGGTGTGGTGCGGAAGTTAATGCAAGAGACGTTAATGACAGTAGaccacttcatttagcagctcaTTTTGGGCACACACAAacagttgaatgtcttttaaagtctggTGCGGATATTAATGCAAGAGACAAATATGACggaagtccacttcatttagcagcttttcatggacacacacaaacagctgAATGTCTTTTAAGGTCTGGTGCGGATGTTAATGCAAGATACATTTATGGcaaaagtccacttcattttgcAGCTTTTCGTGGGCACCAAAAAATTGTTGAATATCTTTTAAAGTCTGGTGCAGATGTTAATGCAAGAGACATAGATGAcgaaagtccacttcatttagcagttTTAAATGTACAATCATCAAATATTTCGGGATCAGAAACCAATGTCTATAGTAGGCCTCGAGACAAGGATGACATGACATCACTTCATGTAGTTGCAACTCTTCTGAAGCACGGAGCTGACATAAATattacgaataaaaattacagcaCAGCGTTTAATGGTGCTGATAATGATCTTGCTTCATATCTTGCATACCACGTATTAAAAATGATTGCGGCAAACTTATATGTAAGTGAAAGAAACAAATCACTCTTAGTCCAGGCTCTTTCCTGTTCACAATGGGGTCAGTGTGAAAGAGAACTAGAGCAAATGAAGAGTGagataatattttgtaatatttcgtTCTATGACATTTTTATTAAAGGAATAAGCTTAACTGAATTATACATGATGAATGTaaattccttgaaaaacttactGAAATCAGCAAATTGGGAAGCAAAATTTCCTATATGTAAAACCATAATTGCTAGCCATTTCAGAAAGAGTATAGAAGGGAAAGTGTTGCTTGAACTAGCCAATAGAAGCTTCAATTTTCTCTTTAACAGATTTGCTGAGTTACCACATGAATGTTCTGAACAGATACTGAACTATCTAAACAACGAAAACTTGAACAATTTGATAGATGCTTCTGAGCTTCATGACAACAGTTGA